In Arachis hypogaea cultivar Tifrunner chromosome 2, arahy.Tifrunner.gnm2.J5K5, whole genome shotgun sequence, a genomic segment contains:
- the LOC112719990 gene encoding gamma-interferon-responsive lysosomal thiol protein: MVSVSVSPKPAITIVMALVLFFIFIYESKGSDEISPLFVADKNNNKVNLSVYYESLCQPCATFIIKNLYEIFNTNLISIVNLQLVPYANSHVNLTNNSISCQNGQDECILNSLESCAMNLWSDVGKYYGLIYCFEFLAIEGRSNKWQDCFDQLGLPLASILNCSRGNGTELAKKYIEETTKLHPPHSFLPWVVINNQPIAQDYANFTYFVCKAYKGIAVPDACNPIR; this comes from the exons atggtttctgtttctgtttctccAAAACCAGCAATAACCATTGTCATGGCATTAGTCCTTTTTTTCATCTTCATCTATGAATCAAAGGGTAGTGATGAGATTAGTCCACTTTTTGTTGctgataagaataataataaagttaATCTCTCAGTGTACTATGAAAGTTTGTGCCAACCTTGTGCTACTTTCATAATCAAGAATCTTTACGAGATATTCAACACTAATCTCATCAGCATTGTGAATCTCCAATTAGTCCCTTATGCCAATTCTCATGTCAATCTCACCAACAATTCCATATCATGCCAG AATGGACAAGATGAATGCATTCTAAATTCTTTGGAATCATGTGCTATGAATCTATGGTCTGATGTG GGCAAGTATTATGGATTGATTTATTGCTTTGAGTTTCTAGCAATTGAGGGAAGAAGCAATAAGTGGCAGGATTGCTTTGATCAATTGGGTTTGCCTCTTGCATCTATACTCAATTGCAGCAGAGGAAATGGAACAGag CTTGCAAAGAAGTACATTGAAGAAACCACAAAGCTTCATCCACCCCATTCATTTCTGCCATGGGTGGTGATTAACAACCAGCCAATTGCCCAA GACTATGCAAATTTCACGTACTTTGTTTGCAAGGCTTATAAAGGCATTGCTGTTCCAGATGCTTGCAACCCAATTCGTTAG